The sequence caagagcgaggatttgaactcacagactctgaactcccagccaggctctcctccccactgtgctataccaggtgCAACTCCTCCGacattccaagtaaatatgcatgggattgGGTGTACACTTAGATGGGCACTTTAGGCATCCGATGAAGCGGACTGAGGTCCACAAAGGCTTATACCTTAATAAACGTATTAGTCTTCATGGTACCACAAGACTCTGTCGTTTTTGCTGCACCAGACTAATAcagactaaatgtaaatgtactgccttcaagtcgattccgacttatggcgaccctattctagggttttcatgaggctaagaggcagtgactggcccaaggtcacccagcgagcttcatggctatgtggggattcgaatcctggtctcccaggtcgtagtccaacaccttaaccactacaccactacccctctggaaactgTTGGAGCGAAAGGTAACGCACCTCCCCGTCTGCAATTTCTATTATTTGATGGCCCATGTCAACGTCAAACGGGGCGTCTGCACTCTAGCGAGGACGTCATCCACAAGTTCTCAGCCGTTTAGCCCCTCAGCATAATTCCCACCCTCACGCATGCGCTGTTTCTCTCCTCTGGCCTATCCATCTCGGGAAGCCTGCATCCCCTTGAGCTATGCATAGAGAATCAGGACACACTTGACAATCTTTcaacttttatttaaaaataatcatgATCGAGGGCTTCAtaacacgcgcgcgcacacacacgcacatcacTACAGGCACATTTTCTGAAAGCGTCCTTTTCAATGGCAgtaattttttgtatgttttcacttgGATCTCTCTGAAAAAAGCCCTAGGAACTCTAtgagggggggggcagggggaggataaATCAACTAGTTCTTCTAGCAGATTCGGGCACACATCAAAACTATCAAACGTTCACtggaaaaaatattaataaaaaggcTGTATTCGCTTAAACAAACAAGTTATAAATAATTTACCGCCTCCCTCGCCTATCCCAAGAAAGACTCCTTGCAGTCCTCTGGTTTAAGCGCCGAAGCCCTGATACTGGAAAGACTCACACGTGCATTTTAACGAGCCCTTCCTTCTGTAGTAGAAGTACCCGGAAATTAGAGGAAAAGTATAAAGAATTTAGGAATAAAACTCCGACTCCGTTAGTCATTGCCTAAGATCACGATTGTCAAACTAGCGAAGCGCCTACTGTTTTGGTTTAATGGGTTTGACGTTAAGCCCTTATCAGAAACAGGCTTAAAGTTTCTGGATAAGATCGCCGTAGTCCTGCACGCTCAGGGTTGGAGGAGTCTGAGTTGCTCGCTAGCAGGGCACGATGGTGATATTAGGAGCATCTGGGAATCTCACACATTCAGTGCATCTTGATCTAGAAGTTGCTCAGATGTAAGTGTCAGAAAAGTCAATCAGGCTTACCTCTGCCTAAATGGGTTTCAGAATGGTGCCACactttaagtcttttgttttaaacgCAAGTATTTGCTCCTAGCTGTGCTGCAAATAAGGATTCAGGCCACCCAAGTTTACAACCCATTTTCCTTATTGCCTGTCATTTTCTTCAGGTCCCTGCGACTACTTTTAAGGGGTGGCAGATTTCACCTTAACAGCTGGAGCAGATGCATACTTACTAAGAAGTAAGCCCTCCCAAATCCAAATGGGCTGACCCCTAAGTAATGCATGCCTAGTGTTGCAGCCTGAAGGCATAATCCTTTACTTGGATGTAAGACTGCAGTCCTgctgtgtatgtgttttttttcagaagcaagtcctgctgactttggtggggcttactcccaggtaagtgtatttaGCTTCTACTGAACTCAGTTGAGCCCTTAGGGTTACCCACTTTTTACTGGCCCAGTTTTGGGGCCTTTGACAGCAGCCTGACCTGTGCGTTAAGGCTGTTATAGACACAGGAGCCCCAACactaaaaagttggcaaccctgcttAAGTTTGAGGTATACCAGTGTGAGGGGTCCCTCAGAGCTCTTGAAGAAGCAGTTTGGGAATTGCAgtgttaagctgcaatcctatccatggaTAGGAATAAGATctattgaacacagtgagacttacttctgaataaacatgtgtaGGATTATCCTTTAATTATTATGCTGGAGTAAGGATTTCAGCCACCCACTGATGACAATAAAATGGCTTAAAATCTGAGGTTTGGGCCGGCCTCCTAGTCCTGTGAATGGCAAAACAAGAAATGGATGAATGGCCCCAAAAGCAATCGAACAATCAACCACTGTCAGGGAACTGCTTATCTCTTCCTTCAGCCTGTCAGTAAGAAGCACTCTGGTCCATTTGAAAGTCCAGGTTAAAAACAAATCAAATGACTTTTGGTTTTGGTCTCAGAGGAAATCATCATTAAGGCACAGACTTTATACTTTTCAGTCACTGGATTAAAGAAAAAGAGTGCGTAGAGACCTTTTTCATAGTCTGTCCTTAAGTTACCCCTTCATGAGGGAGGGGGCTTGGCTAGTTCTAGGATTACACCGGTAGGGTTTCTGTTGGATAAGGCCGAAAAGAGCCAACCTGCTGCAATGACCCCGGCAGCCGGAGAGGGCAGTAGAACCGAGAAATGCTGAGCTGGACCCCTTGCAGCGCATCCGAGGAAGaagtggaaggggggagggaggtccTCTGGGAGAAACGTTGATGGGGATCGCTGGGCGTCAATGCGTCTCCTCCGGATACCTCTAGTAGGAGGGGGTCGGGCAGCCTGTAGGAGTAGAGAGAAGAGGCCGCAGCAGGTGGGAACGGAGGAGGTATGAGCCCATAAGAAATAGCGGGCTGGGGAAGAAACCGAGAGTATCCCGAGGGGACGGGCCACAGCACCGCCCTTTCTCCCCCTGGGGTTGTGGGGCGCTgcggctgttgctgctgctgctcagaggGCTGGAAGGGTCGGCTCAAGATGCTCTCGATGGCGAAGGAGCTAGAGAACTTAGGGCCGGCGGAAGCCGCAGTAGCGATCGCCGCTGCCGGCCCGGGCGCGGCTGCCGGGGGCTTCTGGTCGGCGCTTGGGCAAGGGGAGGCTGAGGCCGGAGGCGGCTGGTCCGGGCCCGCGGGGCCAGGGCGGCTGAGTCGTTTCCTCCGCCTGCGGAAGACGCCGTCGGCGAAGGTGTACTCCGAGCTGGGGTTGAGCATCCAGTAGTTGTCCTTGCCCCACGGCCGGGCCGGGTCGCGGAGCACCTTGACGAAGCAGTCGTTGAGCGACAGGTTGTGGCGCACCGAGTTGCGCCAGCCGGTGTAGGTGCCGCGGAAGAAAGGGAAGCGGCCCATCAGGTACTCGTTGATCTCGGCCAAAGTCAGGCGCCCCCCGGCGGAGTCCCGGATGGCCATGGCGATGAGCGCGATGTACGAGTAAGGAGGCTTCGGGCGGCGCGTGTACGGCTTCCCGCCCGCCACTTTGCAGCCGCCGCCGCGGGAAGGCGAAGGCTCCGAGTCTTGCCGGGGGAAGCCCCCGCGGCCGCTGGCAGGGCTGAGAGCGGCGCAGTCGCCGTCCGAACCCAGCTCGCTCTCGGCGGGCAGGGGAGACGCGTCGCTGCTGCCTTCGTGGTCGCTGCTGCCGAGCTTGTCCTCGTAACGCAGGGCGAAAATCTCAAGCTTCATGGTGGCGGCTCCAGCCTGGAAGGGGCCCGGCTCCGCTCCGCGTTCGCCCCCAGGGCTCGTCCTCCTCTCTCCTGGGTGCTTGTGCGCGTGTGTTTTTGGGGCTCCCGGCTTCAAGCCCAGCAATTGACGGTGTATTCGATCTCCGAATGGACGTTAGGAAAAGAGTCACGAAATGTGCTTCGGGGCAATGTCTCCCTGGAAATGTAACAGAAACCGGGGTTCCTTTGGCGTCACCCTTGAAAAGTAGGGCTGTGAGAGAAGTTTCCGAAGTCTGAATTCCTTTGGTAAAGTGTTTCAAGGGGAGCGTGGCGGAGATAGCTGTTCCCCTCCCCGActttggggagaaggaagggtgttCTTTCCCCGCGCCCCCTTTTAAAGTTGCCTTCTTAGAATGTCATATCAGTGCGCTCCATTCCTAGGCATGCAAGGAGCCGGGTGGTTCCCTCTTCCAGTCCTGGAGGTGTATCGTTGAGCCAAGCGAGCCGGCCTTTTCCCACCTGGAGGATCCCTAGAAGTTAGGATGTCCTCTTGGGGGAGGGTCCTCAAGGAAGATGCGCTCTACCCTCCCCATTCCCTCAGTGATGCTTCGTGTTGTGAGCTTCAGGCGGCGAAGTTGAAGGTAACAGGTGGTTGAAGAACTTtgaatcaactttttaaaaaaaagtctggttCGATTCTCTTTCTAAGAGTGTTCTTTTAAATTTTCCTCAAAGGCTCTCAAAAGGAAGATCGGCAGCAAATTCACTCCcgttaagttttttttaataaaaaaaagtaaTGGAAACCTGGTGCGGATCAGCCTTCTGCTCTGCTTTTCCACCTCCTTACTGTCGCTCCGGGCTGGAGAGTCTTGTCAGCCGCGCGCTTAAGAGCTCTCTGCTGGCGACAGCAACACTCGAGCTGCTGTTGTCATTAAGTGGCATTGCCATTATCTCTCGCCACTACTCTCGGGGCAGCCCATTATAACGCTCAGCCCGGCTGGGGAGGAGCTACCCCCCGAGGCTTCCGAGAGGCTGCTGGGTGGAGATGCAAGGTAGCCAGACAAAGGTGGGCATCTCCCGAGCCTGGATGACAAGGAGAGCTTGTTGGAAAGCTGGTGCGGGCAGGTTGTTTGTTTTGCTCTTGCCAAGGCCCGCCCTCTGCTTGAGGTTTCTCCAATgagagaagccaagatgggccTCGCtgccccacccttcttcctgactTTTACTTAGCAGGTCACTCTTCTCAGGTGTAAGTGCAAGATGACTGATCGGTGGCAGAGTCCAAGGTGctagtgccccccccccccgcttcctgTCGGTAGAGAAATATACCCAGCAGCTTGCTATAGAAGGTGTTACAACACTTCTCTGGGCTATTCCGCTTTCGAATTCTGAACTTTGAATTCTCATCCATTCAACAGAATAGAGTGAGTAATAGAGCAATTAGAGTGTCGAATTAGGGCCAAGGAGattcaggattcaaatccccaatgAGCTGTGGAATTCTCTGGCTGACTTAGACAGGCCACCTGacacggttgttgtgaggaaGAAATATGTATTCCACCCCAAGCTTCttgaaggaagggaaggatattgatgcaattcatcatcatcatcgtcatcaaaatatttttttcctcatCTATTCTTCAGAATCAATTGTGGGTGTACACTGTGAATGCAGAGTTGCATACTGTGTTGTTGCTACAAGTTGTATCAGTGTGGTGTAGCTAGAGCTGGAAAGGCTCAAGTTTGTGAAGTTCACCAGGGcagtctttcagcctaatctacctcacagggttgttgtgacaatgaaataggggagggggaagggtcaCATATGTCAGCCTGAGACCCTTGGCGAAAGAGTaggataaaatgaaataaatactgcTGTTGATAAATACTTCAAATCATTAGTGGTCTGGATTTTCAGCCAGGAGAACCAAATGCTGTACAAGGATTTCAGGTAATCCGGATGCTTGTAGAAGTAATTTTGTGTGCCTTTTCTTGGTATAGCATAGTGACAGTGAAACTCACAAATATGTACTAGTATCTTCAGGACTGTCTTTATTACACTGTCAGACTATAAATAAAAGCGCTTGAACACGCAACTGCTGTTCTGTAATTTTGTGCCAGAATAgaacaatattttaaatttacAAATAATATTCATGTAATAAAAGAAAATTCATGCATTGAGTGTTAAGGTTTGCCTTGATCCACAATTAATTTTCTTAGACAAAACAGCTGAGTTTAATTTTTGAAATGTCACATTTATTTTATGTATCACTTTCTCAATTTCTACAGTTGTGAAAAATGAAACACTTGCACTCTGATCTTAAACACATTGGGAACAATCCAGCACTTTATGAACCTCACTTTCATTCATTTTTCAATGGGACGTAAGCATGCTTAACTTGGGGTGGATTGTACCCATTCTTTGAACGTGGACTTGAATGCTACATTCCAAGTAATGAGTATGTTCCATTTCAgtggctttttttgtgacagtactcatcaGTAGAGTactctcactttttttttttgctgcccatggcaaccattttgtcctGGCACTCATAGCACTTTTATTAAGGTATGAGTACAAAAACCTATATCTCACTCCCACAATATTCTAGGAAGTGCAGCTATCAGGAATCTGTGGAGAAAGCACCGTACTGCTGTGACTAGTGTgttgtgcctttttttttttagtgaaaaaGCAAGGAACGTCAAGAAAATTTGGCTACCCCATAAGGTTAACTAAGGCAAGCAGCAACCCCTTCCTGAAAACTTCAGAGAAATATCTCCCACCACCCCTTGACTTTTGGGACAGGTTTTGTTTTGATCCCATTACAAATGGTTGAAAAAGTAATGGTCAGCACCGCCCAATTTAAGACTGGAATGTTACTTAAACTGGGTGTACTATGATGTTTTCTAATGTGCCCTGCAGTATTGAAGCTAACTAAAGGTTGCATGCTATAGGTACAGATAGTTTACCCCGTTTTCTAGCATTTCAAAATGTCAGTGGCAGGCGTGCTAAGAAAATTGGCTTAAGTGCAAGGATGTCAGCTCAACTAGTGACTAAAGTACATTTTTTTCTGATATTCCtctgctaaacacatttacttgaaaGGAAATCCCATTAATTTTAGGGGAGTTTTCAAGCAAGCAAGTATACTTGCAGTCTAATCCTTAGGCATGCTttctcagaagtatgtcccactgagtttaatgaggcTTATAGAGCAATCCTGTATCATTTACTCAGAaggttccactgaattcagtggagtttactctcaggtaagtgggcataggattgaagccttaaTCCTAAAAATCTGAGTTGAGGATAGTATCCTTAGGTTGCATGAtagcaattaaaacataaaatgatGCCCTGCCTTAAAGTAAGTGTAGTACCGTAAAATTAATGATAGACCCATCCTTAGGCAAATGATGCACTTGGAGGATTTCCAACATATTGTGATGGATGTCTCAGGCCTGGCTATGGTTCATTTCTGAGTTTGAAGCAGCAGGTGAAAAATGTTGCATGTTTTGCAAAATTATATTATTTGTGCATGTAATTGGGTTTCAGTTTTGCTGGTATTTCCTCTGCATAGTACATATGTATGTTTCAATTAAAACAATGTTATTTCAATTAAATCAGTGTTATCAGGCATGatagaaaataaaatatgtgatttttttccctcctGGTAAGCCTTGTGAGACAGAGATACTTCCTTAAATTTATTCACCACCTTAATAATAATCGCATAGTGGGCGAAGGTGgtttgcaatattttaaaatgcaattgtaTGACTAAGTCAGGAGCAGTTATATTGGTTAGGAGAATGTGTGGAATGCATGCAAGAATAACAGACAACTGTACaggttacattttttttttagatttgtaAGCATGAAGGTGAGTCATTTACTTTGCAATAGGCACCTATCACTGAGTAAGTACAATTGAATATAGTGggccttacttctaagtaaatatgcacaggattggcCTGCATGCTTCCCTTGTTAATAAAATCTGTGATTCTAAAAGCAGGAATCTAATTTGCAAACCAGACTCTGcaagaattaataaataaatcattgctGTAATATTCCCTCTTGTTAGCTGGTGTACTTGCTGTTAAGAGTGTGTGCTAGAAACTTTAGGTCCTGGTTAATATCTCACCTTGGCCACAAATTTAATTAGATTGTCCCAGGCAAGTAATTATTGTTTCAGTCTCTGATCTGCAATATGTGGATAATCAGGGTAATGCATATAAAACACTGTGAACATTCAAACAGTGCTACTAATACTGTCTAAggccgcattcacaccatacatttattccactattattccactttaaacagtcatggcttcccctaaagaatcctgtgaagtgtcaCTTGTGAAaagttctgagagttgttaagagacccctatttccctcacagacctacaattgtcagagtggtttaacagtcagtccctcttcccaggaaactcagtGGACTATACCTCTGTGAGGACAATAagtatctcctaacaactctcagcacctctcACAaattacccttcccaggattctttggggaaagccatgactgtttaaagtggaataaatgtctggtgtgaatgtggtccaagtAGGATTTTTCTATTTTGATCACTCTTGGGAACTCCACTGTTAAACTATAGAATCTGCTGGCCCAGGTTGTAATGACAACCACTGACTGTCTTAGTGGTTTTAAAAGGGAGGTAGTCAAATTAACTAATTGAAGGGCTTCAATGGCTACCAGTCATAATGGCTCCAGGATCAGGGCCgtgtgtctctgaatgccagtcattGGGAAAGAACAGCAAAAGAGggaggtcctgcttgagggcttcccacaggcatctggttggccactgtggggatgCAGGATGCTGGTCTCGATACGCCTTTGCATTGATCCCATAGGGCTCATGCACACACATGTACGGTTTGTGCACAATGCCAGGAAGTTGATCTATATGGGCAGAAAGAACCATTGCAGGAACAATCACTGACTCAGTAGCAACTCCCTATAGCCAATGGATATAGGGAGTGTTTGAGTAGGAGATGCTGTGTTGGAAATCAGAAGTAAGCTGACTTGGGGATTGCAAGGAACACCAGCATAGAAGGGAAACTTGAAGGAGTGTAAGGAACACAGTATACAATGGCTGTTGCATTTCCTTCCTCTCATGACGGCTTGTTTGCATCCCAAAGAAGACTCATTGTCTTGGATTAGTAGGTATAACTAATGAAAAAGCATGTATTTAAATATCTCCAGGATCAGACTGAGGAAAATAAAGTTTGCCTACacattttgtaaaaacaaaatcaAGAGCTGTGTTGCAACACAGCTTGGgccagcctaagacattttgctgctggagATGGAGCAGCAAGATGGAGCCCTGAAGTCAAGACACACAGATCCAAGGCCAGTCAAggcattttggtgcctgaggcagaaaatcccacaagcacctccttatcagtaaaaataaaaaataggttGGCTGCAGACCTGCTGTTTAGCAAAGGGAAGGGATCCTTCTATTTGTGGAAGTGGCTTAGATCCAGCAGAAGTTTCCACTGTGGAACAAGTGGGAGGACATTTTTGGACATACCCTCTAGAGAACCTCCAGTATCATCTCCTAAGCTATGCTGGAGGTTCTCCCAATCCTCCAGAGGTTATTTTTGAGGGGCATAAGGAGTTTTTAGGGGGGAGGATGAATTGCTGGAAATCTCCCCACAAACATATACACATCCCTATTGAGCATCCAGTTGGTATTGGAGTTGTGCTCCAGACAGCAAGATTTGACCCAATAAATTAAAGAACTAAAAATCTGCTACTCTATCATGGTAGACATAATTagttgtctcactctgcctaatggttggTTTATAAGTACATATGAAGTTGTCCTATAACACACCTGACCATTACTCTGTCTAGTccagtactgtctgctctgactggcagcagctctgcaacaAACATAGATGAGATTCTTTAAATCAAGAGtgaggaatgtgtggccctctagGTACTGTTGGGCTACAgtccccataatccctgaccattgatcacaTTGGTTGGGGCGGATGAgagctgttggactacagtactcatcagccccagccaacgtcACCAGTGGTCAAGGagaatgagaactgtagtccaacaacatctggagggccacacattcctcatccctgctctgggACAGGTATGTTGAATGCACAGTGCAGCACTGTTTTGCTATTACCATAATCCCCCAGCACCTGTCTTTTCATAAAGTTACAGATTTAGGGGACAGTAGATACGTCACTcctaaaatcatattaaaatgtgCCCTCTGCATGTTGAAGCGTCATCATGCTTCAACATAAGAATACCCTTCCCTGGGAGACCTGCTACATGCCAATCACTCACACAAAAGTGTGTCTTGTAAAACAGGCAGTCAGAGAGATGGCAAGAAGTAAATCCTGACATCATGATGCTGGGCAATCTGCTGCTAGGGGTTTGTGATTGCTGGCCAGCAGCTCTGCATGTGACTTGTCCACACAGTTGTCATTCCAAtccatcagggatgggaaacctacagcccttcagatgttatcaGACTCAgattcccattagctccagccaatacggactatggtcagggatgacgggagttccAGTTCAACAACCcctagagggccacagcttccctatccCTGTACTAGAGTAACTACCAGAGGCGTTTTTAACTGTGAAGGTTTGGAGATCCAATGCATGCAAAAAAAGTTAAGACTGACTTTACTTTTGGGGAAAACTACATGTTACACTTATGAGGCATGTGACAAAGCCCCCAACCATTCCTTCTTCTCTGCAAAGTGCCTGCAAAAGAGGACAATTTGCTTTCAAGCAAGGGGAGTGGTGATCCCCCACTCCCAAGCTACTTTTCCTTGGAACCCACTTCCTTAAAGTTGTGATTTCCCAGACTTAGGCTTCTATGGTAAATGCAGGTCTGGAAAACCTCCAGGGATAAAGtcaggagtggggtggggtggggtcatTTCATAAGGAATTTGGCTGGTAGAGGAAGGGTTAAACACTTCTTCCTTTCCCatccctttcttcctcccccccccattctgacAGCAATTTGCCAAGGAGGAGAGGCTGATACATTGGGGCTTTGTCACCAGCACCATGTAGCTTGCCCCTCTGTGACTCATAGCTTTTTCCGCTTCTTTTCAACTCGTTTTTACTCTGCTCCACAAATTGCATTTAGAAGTGCCTGTGTTTGTGTTACGGTTACAGGGAAAGGCTTCCTGCTCCCAGTCTGGTGTGCTGGAACCCCAATGGCAAGGCTGAGAGGGGAGATTTCCTCCTCTTTCCTGCTTTTGTTGGAAGTGGCAGGGGAGAAGTGAGAACCTGGGAGCCTACCTTCTGATGTTTATTTTATTACCTTTCCACCATTTGTGACTAAAACATACACTGTTTTGGGCTGGGTTTCTTCTCCttcttttttgctttgtacaAAGGATCTAAACATTGGCCTCGTGCTGTTGGCAAACAAGCAGACGCTGTCTCTTTTGAAGACCCCCCCTTGTTCTTTACCCCCAAATGGTCATGACTCCCTCCCCCTTCataggaagagctctgctggatcagaccaaaggccgatCTCGACTTACATCCTGATCCCCACCgtgggccaagcagatgcctctggggagcCCAAAGGCAGGACATGATGAGGGCAATAACCTTCTCTCCCACTgcagttccccagcaactggtattgagaagcCTCATTCGTTTTCTTATTCTCCAATcacttctctctcccacccccgccTTGTTTGACTCTTATTAATGGGCAGCACTATTTACATTGCCAATATTCAATcacccacatttcaaatgataaaAGAACAACCTGCAATAAAATCATAAAGTAAATCAAGGTGACCTTGCAAAGACATTGAGATATTTCCTGCTGgttctgtatttattttatttttttaaatcctccagATGGATAAATTGCTTTCCTTTCCCTTCAAAATGATTGTCCCTCCTCCTTCAATTACTGATCCAAGACTAACACAGACCATAATTTCCATAGAATGTATGTCTTTGTTGGGGTTCCCCTCTTTTCACAATCTCTATCCCCACCCCACCGAAGTTTGGCATCCTCTTCCATTGTGTATCCCAGGAAACGGGCCAAAGATAACTCCAAATTTCTTTCATGATTTACTTTTAATTTATATAGCACCACCAGGgtgcatggtgctttacagagtacAAGGGGACAGGTCCCTGCTGCAAGGATCTTACGGTCTAAAAAACTGACACATGAGAGGAAAGTGGAGGGTAATTGGGGAAATACTATGCAGTTGTTCTGTGGCACATGCTTCAGTGTAGTTACAGGCGCAGTTTGGAGAGGGCATTGGGTCCTAGCGGGTTGTGCCTAGGGATGTGGTAAAAGGTAGAATCAGTTCGCATTTCAGTTTGAATCTAATTCTcattttctggaacaatatgagaactgaaacacagccatgcagttctctagctaagtgatgtgtacaaaaatgcaaatactgaggtaaaatgtgcatcaaaatgcatatattaatgaaaataacatacaaaatgcattctattgggcaaaattgttttgcaaaaatgtatatagcaGGCAATATTTGATACAAAGAAGTATATAGCAGGATAAATTCACTCTAAGGTGCTGATGATTTTTTAGGACTACTTAAatcacaaagtgatgtggaaatgtggcaaactgatagaaaaatgagaaatggcaagaaactgaaactgacagatttggccATCCCGAGTTCTGCCTAAGGCTTCATAGAAAAGACGGGTTGAAGggatttatttatcacattcaaTCTATTTATTTGATCATGTCCCTAGTACTAAAACCagcattttaaacaaaataagaTAAACATAGCAGGTTTGCATGCTTTATTATGAATAatttgggagggtgggatataaagtatATAAAATTGATTTAGCAATTGACTGTAGCAGTAATTGGGGGGGGTCTTTGTTAGTGGTCCCTCATGGCTCAGGTGCACAGCTCGTAACAACTAGAAGCTGTGCTTTCAGTGTGGGGGGCCCAAACCTGTGGAgatccctcccaactgagattagaaatgcaccctccttgttgaacttcaggcatatgacttcttgttccagcaggcactgTAAAgttatgtttggttttatgatgattctaTTGCTCTATTGTTTATTTTACGTATGGTCTGTTttcatgtacactgcttagaaatgtaaagtgatatataaatgttttaaatcaaagaaaataaataataatgac is a genomic window of Rhineura floridana isolate rRhiFlo1 chromosome 1, rRhiFlo1.hap2, whole genome shotgun sequence containing:
- the FOXQ1 gene encoding forkhead box protein Q1, with amino-acid sequence MKLEIFALRYEDKLGSSDHEGSSDASPLPAESELGSDGDCAALSPASGRGGFPRQDSEPSPSRGGGCKVAGGKPYTRRPKPPYSYIALIAMAIRDSAGGRLTLAEINEYLMGRFPFFRGTYTGWRNSVRHNLSLNDCFVKVLRDPARPWGKDNYWMLNPSSEYTFADGVFRRRRKRLSRPGPAGPDQPPPASASPCPSADQKPPAAAPGPAAAIATAASAGPKFSSSFAIESILSRPFQPSEQQQQQPQRPTTPGGERAVLWPVPSGYSRFLPQPAISYGLIPPPFPPAAASSLYSYRLPDPLLLEVSGGDALTPSDPHQRFSQRTSLPPSTSSSDALQGVQLSISRFYCPLRLPGSLQQVGSFRPYPTETLPV